The uncultured Campylobacter sp. DNA segment GCCTTGAAGCTCGGTAAACTCATACACCATCTGCGTGGTTAGATCGGCCTTACTCAGCATCACGGCGCGCTCCAGCAGCGCCTCGTAGCCCTCTCCCGCGCACGCTTTTAGCCTATCGGCGCAGATTTTAGCCAGCCGTTTTGCGACGCCTAGCTCGCGCACGCTTTTGTCAAATGTGCTGCCAAGCTCCTTTAGATAGGTGATATTTTTTAGCTTTTCTGGGCCAAACTCATGCGCTAGGTCGCTGCGCCAGAAAAACATCGCGTCGCTAAGCCTCGCGCGAAGTACTTTTTCATTGCCTTTTACTATAAGCGCAGGCTCGGGCGAGATGGCGTTGCTGACGACTACGAAGCGATTAGCGAGCTTACCGCCCTCAAAAACGGGAAAATACCTTTGATTTTCCTTCATCGAGGTGATGATGACCTCGCTAGGCACTTCCAAAAACTCCCGCTCAAAGCCGCCCAGCAGTGCGGTCGGATGCTCGGTGATCGCTACGACTTCGTCTAGCAACGCCTCGTCAACCTCGACCGTTACGCCATTTTTAGCTTCGATCTGCTTAAATTCGCTCAAAATTTTCTCTCGGCGCGCGTTTTGATCGAGGATTACGCCGATTTTAGGCATCGCGGCGAAATAATCTTTTGCGTTTTTGACAGTAAATTTATCGTAGCTTACGCTTCTATGCATGAAAATACTATTGCCGCTTTCCACGTCAAATTTGTTAAATTTAACGACCTCGTTTCCAAGCAGGCACAAAAACGAGCGTACCGGGCGGATAAACTCGAATTTACCCTCGCCCCAGCGCATAGATTTGCCGAAATTGAAGCTCAGCAAAAACTTCTCGATCATATCTCCCAGAAGCTCCGCGCTTGGCTTACCCGCGACCGGCTTTTTGTAGTAGAGCACCTCTTTGCCGCCGACGGTTTCAAATTTTAGCTCGGACTCTGCGATGCCGCATTTTTTAGCAAAACTTAGCGCGGCAGGCGTCCATGCGCCGTCTTTTTGCGCGACTTGCCTCGGCGCGCCGATAAACTCGCTAAAACCATCCTCCTGACGCACCGCAAATTTCGGGTGATAAAACGCGATCCTGCGCGGCGTGTAGTAAAACTCGCACTCGCTATCCAGGCCGTTTTGCGCTAGCGTCTCGCGCCACTTAGCCGCGACGTTGCCGCACTCTTTTAAAAACGGGATCGCCGGCAGCTCCTCGACGCCGATCTCCACGATCAGTTCTTTTGTTTCGCTCATTTTTTATCCTTTTTTAAATTTTGTCTTCTTTTGTTTCTCTCAAGCGTCTGCGTGACGAATCCGCGCATCAAAAATATCATAAAAAGCACGAATGCGCCAAGCATCACCGCGTCAATTATCTTCATTTTCTATCCAAATTTGAGGTTCGTTTTTATAGCTCACGACGCGAACGGAGGTAAAAACCGCCTCTTTTTCGTTGCGCGGTTTGCCCTTTGCGCCGTAAATTTTAATATCTCCGTACGGCGTGTAGAGTCTGCCGTTTCGCACTTCGCCGCCGATACGGCTAAACACGTCGCCCGGGCGCGCTTGTTTTAGGTTTTTAGCCTCCAGCATCTGCTCACGCGGATCTTGCGTTTCCTCGTAAATTTTAACCGCATAATGCGAGCTAATCTCAAGATTCCCCTTAAACTCGTCTAAGCTGTTTACCGCTACGTCCATGACTCGGCCGGGCTTTGCGTCGTTTTTTGGCTCGTAAACGTAGATGCCGCGCTTATCCTGCGCTAGCGTGAAGCCCTTTTTGTCCTTTTGCACGACCGTAGCGCGTTTTAGCAAAACGGGCAAATTTGACTTTTTTGACAGTTCGCCGACCCGCGCCTCGGCGATATTTTGCAGCGTATTTTTAGCGTTTTTATCAAAATTTAGCCTAAAAACCAGTGCGAAATGATCCGAAATTTGCTCTCCCTCTCGCTCAACCTTAAAACTGTTTAAAACGTAATTTTGACCAAGCGCGTCTTTTGAGAGCAGGACGTGATCGAGCGCATTTAGGCTTGTGTGCGAGTAGCGCTCGTGCTTTGGCAAAAACGCCCAAAGATTGGCTAAATTTTTACTAGCCGCAAGATCGCCAAGCAGCTCTTTATCTCCGTAAGGCGTATTAAAATCGCCCAAAACCACGACCTTTTCGGCATCCGCTAAGGCCGATTTTAGCGTGACAAAAGCCGTTTTTCTCTGCTTTAAAGGATTTTTCCTAGCGGGAAAATGTAAATTTAAAAGGCTAAATTTTTGCCCATTAATCTCAAAATCAAGCTTTAAAATATCCCTTGTTTTTACGTTTGGCACGCTAAAGATTTGCGTTTTTTCAGGCTTTACGCGAGAGATGACGGCTAGGCCTACCGGGCCGTTTTTACCCTTTGAAAAGGCAAAATATTTATAGCCGGTCTCTTTCATCAGCCCTTTTAAAATCGTCTCGTTTTCTATCTCTTGAAGCGCGATTATATCGGCGTTTAGCTCTTTTATCTTTGCGCTTACGGCTTTAAATTTGGCGCTTGCTTTTTTTTCGTTCCACTCTGATTTGCCGACGACGAAATCCTTATACTCGCTGCCGTCGTTTTTGGCGTCAAATAAATTTTGCACGTTAAACGTAGCGATCTTTAGCTCGGCACCCGCCGCAAAAACTGCAAAAAACAGAGCCGCAAAAACAATCGCAAAGAGTCTATTTACCGCAAATTTCATAGCGCGCTTCCAAGGCCTGACTCGGCGAAATTTTGTCTAATGGCCTCATAGGCGATGATGCCAGCACTCGTGGCTAAATTTAAACTCCTGCCCTGCTCGCCCATCGGGATTTTGATAGCGTTTGCGAAATTTCGCCGCGTCAGCTCCATAGGCAAGCCCGTACTTTCGCCGCCGAAAAACAAAAAATCGCCCTTTTTAAACTCCGCTTCAAAATAAAATTTACGCGCCTTCGTCGTCGCATAAAAAAATCTATCCTCGTAAGCAGCGTTTGCGCGCAAAAACTCGTCCAAACTCTCCCAAATCACCGGATTTAGCAGCGCCCAATAATCAAGTCCTGCGCGCCTAACGGCCTTTTCGCTGATGTCAAAAACGGTCGGCTTGATTATATGAAGCTTAAGGTTTGCATTTACGCACATGCGGCCGATCGAGCCCGTATTTTGAGGGATTTGAGGATGAACGAGGACAATATTAAACATTAAAAAGCCGCCTTAGCACGCATTTTAAAAGACGCAAAAAAGCTTGCAGGGCCGCGTAAATTTGAGCTTTTTACGAGGCTTGTAAATTTTAAAAAAATATTTTTTAAGTAGTACCTAAAAATATCGCCGCAAACGTATCGCGACGGCTCTTTTTTATTTTGAAAATTTATAATTGAGATTTTTTCCACTTTCGCCTCTTTAAAATAGGGCTTGATTTTAGCCAATTTGCGCTTTTAACTAGGTTAATTTTTAAGCGCGGCTTGACTTTTCGTTTAAAAATTTTTCTATCGCCAAATCCTGCCTACGCCTTATCTCAGCGCCGATTTCAGCGTCTTTAAAGCCTTGTTTTAAAATCTCAGCCGTGTTGGTAGCGGGTTCAAATTTAGCTTCATAAACGCCTAAATTTTTAGCTCTTTTTATGAGGCTGGGCGAGTTTAACCCGAGCCAGCTTTTTAGCGGTTTATCTAGCGCGATTTTAAGCAGCTCGCGCTCACTTGGACGCTGCGAAAAAAACGGCTCTTTAACGCAGGCTTCAAAACTTTTTGGCAGTCCTAAATCGTAAAAATTTCTAACGCCGAAATAGCCGTTTAAAAGATACAAAAACTCGCGCTCGTCTTTTTTGCCGTTTTGTTTGGGTAGAAATTTAACCGCGCTTTTTAGTTTTGCGGCAAATTTTTCCGCATCGGCGCGGCTCAAATTTAGCCCGAAAATTTTACCAAGAAGACCTAGTTTGTAAAGATACCAAAAGCCGACCTCTTGAAATTTAGCGCCAAAAAGCTTCATCAGCTCGCCGTTTATGCGCTCTCGGCTAAGGTCGCTGATATTTAGGCGTTTCATCAACCGCAAACTACCTCGCGCGATATGGAAATTTAGCCGTGCGCTAAACTGCACCGCCCGCAGTACGCGCAGGCTATCTTCGGCGAATTTTTCATCGTCGATATGGCGCAAGATGCCGCGTTTTAGGTCGCGCTCTCCGCCGTAAAAGTCCAAAAACGAGCCGTCAAAGATATTTATCATCATCGAGTTTACGGTAAAGTCTCGGCGCAAAGACGCTGCGCGCTCATCATCGACGTATGCGACTTCAAACGCTTTGTGTCCTTCGCCCGTTTTGTTTTCGGTTCGCGGCAAAGAAAGATCGAAATTTTTAAATTTATAAACGAAGTAGTTTTTGCCCACGCCGCAAGCGCCTATTTGCGCCATCAACGCGTCAAATTTAGCCGGGTCGATACCGTAAATTTCAACGTCAAAGTCGGAGATTTTTTTACCCAGCATCGCGTCGCGAACGCAGCCGCCGACGATATACGCGCGCTTGGTGTGGGGTGCGAGAAAATCTCGCAGCCATTTTAAATTTTTATTTTTGCAGATTTTCGAGCCGATTTTCGACATTTGCCAGCACGAATTCTAAAAATTTAAGCGTGAGCGATAGCCTGTCTTTTAGATTTTCCTCGCTAGTCGCGTTTAGTCCTTCAAAAAGCACCAAAACGCGTTCTTTTAGGTTTTTTAGAAATATCTCCTCGCCCGTAAAATTCGCAACCTCGACCTCAAAGGCTTTTTGCGGCGCGGCAGTCAGGACGGACTCCTCTACGCCGTCAAATTCTGCCGCCGTTTTTTGAGAATTTACCGCGCTACCCAAAGCCGCCTCAAACTCGCTAGTCTCGTCCGCTACGCTTATCTCGCCGACTAAATTTGCAAGGCCCGCGGCATTGGTTAAATTTACGTCGCCGCTTGATACGGGCGCATTTGCTAAATTTATCCCGTCTTTGGTTTCGTTTGTCTCTTGCGATACGTCCTGTTTTTCGCGCGCGGCGTCCATTCGCTCTAGCTCCATCGCCACCTCGTCTATCGCCATTTTCGCTATTTCTTCTAGTTTCATAGTTTTATCAGCCACCTTTTAAATTCGGTTATTTCTTCGTCCGTTTTCATCTTGACGAAAAAATCGCGCATCTGCTCGTTCACGCCCGTTTTTTTCCTGCTAAGGCCGCTTAGACGCCTTATCGCGGCGATCGCGGCGGCGTTTGCAGGCTCGCGCTTTAGGATGTTTTTATAAACTATCAGCGCGTCGTCTTTTAGCCCTTGAGCCTCGTAGATTAAGGCCTCGGTAATCGTATCTTTCATCTTTACGCTTTTTTTACGAGCGAGGCTACGATACTGCCCATTTCGCTCGTAGTGCAAATTTCTTTAGCGTCAAATTGCGCTATATCCTTCGTCCTGTATCCTTGCGCGAGTGCGGCTTTTACGGCGTTTTCGATCGCTTGCGCGGCCGCATTTTCGCCAAATGAATATCTAAGCATCATTGCAGCGCTTAGTATCGTAGCGACCGGGTTTGCGATGCCCTGCCCCGCGATATCGGGCGCACTGCCGTGGATAGGCTCGTAGATGCCAACCTTACCCCCGATGCTAGCGCTTGGTAGCAGTCCTATCGAGCCGCACACCATGCTAGCTTCGTCGCTTAGGATATCGCCGAAGAGATTTTCCGTCAAAATCACGTCAAATTTACTAGGCGCGCGCACTAGCTGCATGGCTGCGTTATCAACGTACATAAACTCCAAATTTACCTCCGGATAGCTCTTTGCGACCTCGCTCGTGACCTCTCGCCACAGCTGACTAGTCTCTAGCACGTTTGCCTTATCGACCATGCAGACGCGTTTTTTGCGCTTCATCGCGGTTTCAAATCCGACCTTTGCGATGCGCTCGATCTCCTCGCTCGTGTAGGTCATCGTGTTGTAGGCGCTGTTTTCTTTTTTCTCGCGCGGCTGACCGAAATATATCCCGCCCGTTAGCTCTCTAACCACGATAAAATCGACGCCCTGAAGGACTGACGGCTTTAGCGTGCTAGCGTCAACTAGCTCGTCAAATATCATCGCGGGGCGCAAATTCGCATACGCGCCAAGCCCTTTTCGCAGCTTCAAAAGCCCGCTTTCAGGGCGCAGATGACGCGGCAAGCCGTCCCATTTAGGCCCGCCTATGGCGCCGAAAAGCACCGCGTCCGAGTTTAGCGCGCCGTTTAGCGTCTCGCTAGGCAAAGGCTCGCCAAACACGTCGATCGCAGCGCCTCCCATCAGGTAATAGTTATAGCTAAGCTCAAAACCAAACTCCGCGCTAGCCGCATCTAGCGCCTTTATCGCCTCATCAACTATCTCAGGGCCGATGCCGTCGCCCTTTATCACCGCTATGTTATAAATTTTAGCCATCTTATATCCTTGTTTTGGCGTATTCTATGAGGCCACCGCTTTTTAAAAGCTCTTGCATAAACGGCGGTATCGGGCTAAATTTATACTCTTTGCCACTCGTTAAATTTACGACTGCGCCGTTATCCACGTCGATTTTTAGCTCGTCGCCCGCGTTTATCTCGTCGGTTTCTTTGATTTCTAGTATCAAAAGTCCCGTGTTAAAGCTGTTTCTATAAAAAATCCTAGCAAAACTCTTAGCTATAACGGCGCCGATACCTGCGGCCTTAAGCGCCAAAGGAGCGTGCTCGCGCGAGCTGCCGCAGCCGAAATTTTCGCCCGCTACGATGACGTCGCCCGCGGAGATTTTTTTGCTAAACTCGGGGTCGGCGTCCTCCATGATATGAGTGGCCAAGATTTTTTCGTCCGAGGTGTTTAGATAGCGCGCGGCTATGATGATGTCGGTGTCGATATTGTCGCCGAATTTCCATACTTTTGCTTGTTTCATGATTTACCTTAAGATTAAATTTGGGCGATTTTATCCAAAAGAAGCTAAATAAACAATCAAAGCGCGATAGGTAGCGGTCGGCGCGGGTAAATTTAAGGCTAGATAAAGCAATCTACTTGCCCTCAGGGATTTAAGCCTTGCTAAATTTAGCGGCAAAACGGCTTAATACAAAAATAAGCGCCGCCTAGTTATAGCGGTTTAACGGCAACGCAAGACTTTATCAAGCCCGCTAGCCTTTGCCGCCGGGGTTGTAAATTTGACCAAACTAGGCGGCATTTTACGGGCGGTGACGCGTCGAGCAGGAATTTTAGCGCATACCGCCGCGCCGCATGCAAATTCCGCGCAAAGATAGCCGTCTCGCGCCGGCTTAGCAGAAGTAAATTTTGCGTAAATTTCGCTGCCGCACTAAAAACCGTGAGCGCCGGGTAGACGTCAGGCTAAGCGCGAACAAGCGGGCGTAAATTTAAGCAAATTTGCCTTATCTAAGCGCTTTTATTCGTAGTATTCGTAGCTGATTTCCAGCTTTTTATATAGGCCGATTTCCGTTATGTCGCCGTTTTCGTAGTATTTGTCCGCGGGCTTAAATTTGACCGAGGTTTTATGCGTCAAATTTCCCCGCTCGTCCCTGCTTATGTCTTTAAACTGCAAGATTTGCCAGATTTTTGCCTGCGAGCCGAAGTAATTTACCGACGTATACTCCATTTCGTCGCCGTTTGCGGCGTAGTAATAAATCCATTTTGAGCCCGGGGCTTGCGTGATTTTTTCATATTCGCCGTTTGGCTTGCGCTCGAAGCTTATCTCTATGCCGTGGCGCGGCTCCAGATTATTTTCTATCCGCGCTAAAACGCCCTTTTCGTCGTAGACGTAGCTATCGTCCGTCACTAGCGTCCCGCCCGAATACGCCGCCCTAGCGATCATTTTGCCGTCCTTGCCGTAGGTAATTTTCTCCGTGCGGGGGTAAAATTTATCCTCCACATGCTGTTCTTTGGCCGTTGCGACTAAATTTTCGCCGTCAAATTCGTATTCGTAGAGATAAACGGCGCTATCTTGGTATTTTTTGCGTATTAGCCCGTCTTTGCCGTATTCAAACAAAACCGAGCTGTTTGGCACGCCGTTTATATGCTCGGTTTCTTGCAGTATATAGCCGTTTTCGTTAAACTCCGTCCGCTTTACGCGCGTATTTTCTAGCGCGCCCGAGCCGTCTATGGAGTATTCGTACTCCGTAGCCGTCATGCTTTTGACCTCGCCTTTTAGATCCTTTTTGCTCCAGTCGCTTTCGGGTAAAACGGCCGAGTTTAGATAGCAAACCGCCGATGCCGCCGCTAAAATAGCCTTTAAAATTTTCATTTTTATCCTTTAAAATCATCTAAATACCGTCAAGTTGGTCGCATAGCGAGCGACGATGCAAGGCCGAGGGGCAAAATTTGCTTTTTATGCGCGGACGGGAAATTTACCTGGCTTTGCGGCGGCTTTTGCTTGCGTTTTTTTGGAGCGCAGAGAGTAAATTTAGCAAGCAAATCTCTAAACCCGCAAATTTAAGTTTATATACGCGGGTTTAAATTTACCCCGCAAAACAGTTCCAAAGCCAACCGACCGTTTAGCGGGTTTGGCGGTAAAATTTAAAATCTAAGCTATTACGATCAGCACGCCAAGACCTTTGTCGGCGGCATTTTGATAAAAGCTTAAAAGCCCGTTAAAATGCTCTTTTAGCTCGGCTTTGATATCCTCAAATTCACTCTCGTACTCCCATATCTCGGGGTATGTGCCCGCCTCGCCGAAGTCCGTAAAATTTATGTTTGCTAAAAGCGCGCCGATGTCGGTGCTCTGCATCGCTTTAGCTACGGCTTTTACGTCATCCGCATCCACGTAAGATACCGCCTCGCTCCCCTCCTCACCCGCCATTCCGCGTCCAAATATCGCCCAGCTCAGCGGATTTGGCGTCGCGAAAATCTCACCCGCGCTCATCGCTTCAAACATATTTTTGCCCGTTAGCGTTTTATGCATCGCGTCCCACATTTTATCTAGGTCGTATTCGTCCAGCGTCTCGCCGTCGCCGCCGTTTTTGATCGCCTCGATATCACCCTGCGCATAGGCGTAGTAGTGCGCGCTCATTCCCATTTTAGCTCCTTAAGTTAAAATAGTCAATTATACTCAACGAAAGCTAAAATTTACGCCTGAAAATCGCCGTTTAGCGCGTAAATTTTAAACGCAAATTTAAGATAAACTCGTCGCAACAAAAGCCGCCGAAAAAGGAAATTTATGAAAGAGACGGCGAACCATAAATTTAGCAAATCCGCCGTAATAAAAAATAGAAAAAACGCAAATATCGCGAGACGCCGCGCATTTAGTGAGTCAGGAAAAGTTCCTGGATCTTAGCCTTATCCGTAGTCTGCGTAAGCGCAAGCATCAAAAGCACTCTGGCTTTTTGCGCGTTTAGATTATCGCTTGTTAAAAATCCGTATTTGCCGTCGTCTACCTCGCCGTTTAGCGTGGACTCGCCGCTGCTTACGCGCGAGCCTCGCACGACCGTTACGCCGCTTTTAACGGCTTCGCCTAGAGCCTCAAGCGCGCTTGGGAATGGATTTCCGTTACCCATGCCGGCATTTACGATGCCTTTGGCTCCGTTTTTGACGGCTAAATTTATAAAGTCCGGGTTGTCGTTTGCGTGGCTATAAATGATATCTACTCTTGGCAGCTCTTTGATCTTTGCGATATCAAATGCCGAATTTAGCGTATGTTTGCGAAGCGGATTCATATAAAATTTAACGTTGCCGTAATACGCCGAGCCGATCTTGCCGCTGTTTGGAGATTTAAAGGTATCTACCGCCGTCGTATCGCTTTTAGTTACTTCGCGCGCCGCGTGGATCTCGTCGTTCATCACGACTACTACGCCCTTGCCTGCAGCTTCTTTGCTTATCGCGACGCTTAGGGCGTTATAGATATTTAGCGGGCCGTCCGCGCTTAGCGAGCCGCTATTTCTCATCGCGCCCGTAAACACTATCGGTTTGTCGCTTTTGACGACTAAATTTAAAAAATACGCCGTCTCCTCCATAGTATCGGTTCCGTGCGTGATGACGACGCCGTCGGCCTCGTCGCTAGTTAGCAGCTCGTTTACTCTGTTTGCTAGCTTTAGCCAAACTTCGTTGTTCATCTCCTGCGAGCCGATGTTTGAGATCTGCTCGCCTTTTATGGTTGCTATTTTGTTGATTTCAGGCACCGCGACGATCAGTTTATCCACCGTAACGGTTCCTGAGGTATAGCTCGCATCAAGTGATCCGGGGCCGCTTCCTGCTACTGTGCCG contains these protein-coding regions:
- the glyS gene encoding glycine--tRNA ligase subunit beta; amino-acid sequence: MSETKELIVEIGVEELPAIPFLKECGNVAAKWRETLAQNGLDSECEFYYTPRRIAFYHPKFAVRQEDGFSEFIGAPRQVAQKDGAWTPAALSFAKKCGIAESELKFETVGGKEVLYYKKPVAGKPSAELLGDMIEKFLLSFNFGKSMRWGEGKFEFIRPVRSFLCLLGNEVVKFNKFDVESGNSIFMHRSVSYDKFTVKNAKDYFAAMPKIGVILDQNARREKILSEFKQIEAKNGVTVEVDEALLDEVVAITEHPTALLGGFEREFLEVPSEVIITSMKENQRYFPVFEGGKLANRFVVVSNAISPEPALIVKGNEKVLRARLSDAMFFWRSDLAHEFGPEKLKNITYLKELGSTFDKSVRELGVAKRLAKICADRLKACAGEGYEALLERAVMLSKADLTTQMVYEFTELQGVMGGYYAAAKGENENVVTAIKEQYLPSGEASALPSTIFSSVVALAIKLETLIGLFSAGKIPSGNKDPYALRRAANGVIKIIQNENLNFDIAAFLRETAEGYAKFDVEALINFIFDRLYTFFDVNPSVVKACLASKKGDVLAQCEAIEALGAICAAEDFRQNFSTFKRLANIIKDENFGAVDEAKFENQSEKKLNDAFKAAVKAGGSYSERLKNLFGLKAAIDEFFDNVMINAEDELVRKNRLALVGQIYAEFLKIADIKEISL
- a CDS encoding endonuclease/exonuclease/phosphatase family protein; its protein translation is MKFAVNRLFAIVFAALFFAVFAAGAELKIATFNVQNLFDAKNDGSEYKDFVVGKSEWNEKKASAKFKAVSAKIKELNADIIALQEIENETILKGLMKETGYKYFAFSKGKNGPVGLAVISRVKPEKTQIFSVPNVKTRDILKLDFEINGQKFSLLNLHFPARKNPLKQRKTAFVTLKSALADAEKVVVLGDFNTPYGDKELLGDLAASKNLANLWAFLPKHERYSHTSLNALDHVLLSKDALGQNYVLNSFKVEREGEQISDHFALVFRLNFDKNAKNTLQNIAEARVGELSKKSNLPVLLKRATVVQKDKKGFTLAQDKRGIYVYEPKNDAKPGRVMDVAVNSLDEFKGNLEISSHYAVKIYEETQDPREQMLEAKNLKQARPGDVFSRIGGEVRNGRLYTPYGDIKIYGAKGKPRNEKEAVFTSVRVVSYKNEPQIWIENEDN
- a CDS encoding tRNA (cytidine(34)-2'-O)-methyltransferase; translated protein: MFNIVLVHPQIPQNTGSIGRMCVNANLKLHIIKPTVFDISEKAVRRAGLDYWALLNPVIWESLDEFLRANAAYEDRFFYATTKARKFYFEAEFKKGDFLFFGGESTGLPMELTRRNFANAIKIPMGEQGRSLNLATSAGIIAYEAIRQNFAESGLGSAL
- a CDS encoding CCA tRNA nucleotidyltransferase; protein product: MSKIGSKICKNKNLKWLRDFLAPHTKRAYIVGGCVRDAMLGKKISDFDVEIYGIDPAKFDALMAQIGACGVGKNYFVYKFKNFDLSLPRTENKTGEGHKAFEVAYVDDERAASLRRDFTVNSMMINIFDGSFLDFYGGERDLKRGILRHIDDEKFAEDSLRVLRAVQFSARLNFHIARGSLRLMKRLNISDLSRERINGELMKLFGAKFQEVGFWYLYKLGLLGKIFGLNLSRADAEKFAAKLKSAVKFLPKQNGKKDEREFLYLLNGYFGVRNFYDLGLPKSFEACVKEPFFSQRPSERELLKIALDKPLKSWLGLNSPSLIKRAKNLGVYEAKFEPATNTAEILKQGFKDAEIGAEIRRRQDLAIEKFLNEKSSRA
- a CDS encoding GlcNAc transferase, which gives rise to MKLEEIAKMAIDEVAMELERMDAAREKQDVSQETNETKDGINLANAPVSSGDVNLTNAAGLANLVGEISVADETSEFEAALGSAVNSQKTAAEFDGVEESVLTAAPQKAFEVEVANFTGEEIFLKNLKERVLVLFEGLNATSEENLKDRLSLTLKFLEFVLANVENRLENLQK
- the leuB gene encoding 3-isopropylmalate dehydrogenase, with translation MAKIYNIAVIKGDGIGPEIVDEAIKALDAASAEFGFELSYNYYLMGGAAIDVFGEPLPSETLNGALNSDAVLFGAIGGPKWDGLPRHLRPESGLLKLRKGLGAYANLRPAMIFDELVDASTLKPSVLQGVDFIVVRELTGGIYFGQPREKKENSAYNTMTYTSEEIERIAKVGFETAMKRKKRVCMVDKANVLETSQLWREVTSEVAKSYPEVNLEFMYVDNAAMQLVRAPSKFDVILTENLFGDILSDEASMVCGSIGLLPSASIGGKVGIYEPIHGSAPDIAGQGIANPVATILSAAMMLRYSFGENAAAQAIENAVKAALAQGYRTKDIAQFDAKEICTTSEMGSIVASLVKKA
- a CDS encoding 3-isopropylmalate dehydratase small subunit, with amino-acid sequence MKQAKVWKFGDNIDTDIIIAARYLNTSDEKILATHIMEDADPEFSKKISAGDVIVAGENFGCGSSREHAPLALKAAGIGAVIAKSFARIFYRNSFNTGLLILEIKETDEINAGDELKIDVDNGAVVNLTSGKEYKFSPIPPFMQELLKSGGLIEYAKTRI
- a CDS encoding YfbM family protein; amino-acid sequence: MGMSAHYYAYAQGDIEAIKNGGDGETLDEYDLDKMWDAMHKTLTGKNMFEAMSAGEIFATPNPLSWAIFGRGMAGEEGSEAVSYVDADDVKAVAKAMQSTDIGALLANINFTDFGEAGTYPEIWEYESEFEDIKAELKEHFNGLLSFYQNAADKGLGVLIVIA
- a CDS encoding type II asparaginase — encoded protein: MKRVTILAVGGTVAGSGPGSLDASYTSGTVTVDKLIVAVPEINKIATIKGEQISNIGSQEMNNEVWLKLANRVNELLTSDEADGVVITHGTDTMEETAYFLNLVVKSDKPIVFTGAMRNSGSLSADGPLNIYNALSVAISKEAAGKGVVVVMNDEIHAAREVTKSDTTAVDTFKSPNSGKIGSAYYGNVKFYMNPLRKHTLNSAFDIAKIKELPRVDIIYSHANDNPDFINLAVKNGAKGIVNAGMGNGNPFPSALEALGEAVKSGVTVVRGSRVSSGESTLNGEVDDGKYGFLTSDNLNAQKARVLLMLALTQTTDKAKIQELFLTH